Proteins from one Arthrobacter sp. Soc17.1.1.1 genomic window:
- a CDS encoding DEAD/DEAH box helicase — protein sequence MTTFAALGVPKALVENLAAQGITEPFPIQVKSLPDSLAGRDVLGRGRTGSGKTLAFALPMVARLAEQEAAYRRKPGRPLALVLAPTRELATQINATVEPLAKELGLNTTVIYGGVSQQRQEKALRAGVDIVIACPGRLEDLMRQRLITLESVEVTILDEADHMADLGFLPVVKKLLDTTPKDGQRLLFSATLDNGVDKVVNRYMTDPVTHSVDDPQAAVTTMEHHVLMVGDQTQKKQLIVQLASGTGRRLLFMRTKHHARKLAKTLTDAGIPAVDLHGNLSQNARDRNLTEFSSGDVRVLVATDVAARGVHVDDVELVVHVDPPTEHKAYLHRSGRTARAGSSGTVVTITLPEQKSEVQKLMKAAGVDVAFETVKATSPLVLSLTGDLAEKIDPRTRAALLASRESTRGEGTSTGANAERKRARRGSAAPAAGGRGGRGGRGRVSADPQTAQGNRADRRKDQPQAPRFGSDTGAAAKTGGSRRRADEPRTTSETSTRSRRPASGQRVGDAVRRPAAGAPAAGGQRSHAPSSAPRAEGARRAAGSRRASAPASNDRRPR from the coding sequence ATGACTACTTTTGCTGCCCTCGGTGTGCCCAAAGCGCTGGTCGAGAACCTCGCCGCGCAGGGGATCACCGAACCGTTCCCCATCCAGGTCAAGTCCCTCCCGGACTCCCTGGCCGGGCGCGACGTCCTCGGCCGCGGCCGCACCGGCTCGGGCAAGACCCTCGCCTTCGCGCTGCCCATGGTCGCCCGCCTCGCCGAGCAGGAAGCGGCCTACCGCCGCAAGCCGGGGCGTCCCCTGGCGCTCGTGCTCGCCCCCACGCGTGAGCTCGCCACCCAGATCAACGCCACGGTCGAGCCCCTCGCCAAGGAGCTCGGGCTCAACACCACGGTGATCTACGGCGGTGTGTCCCAGCAGCGCCAGGAGAAGGCGCTGCGCGCGGGCGTCGACATCGTCATCGCCTGCCCGGGCCGCCTGGAGGACCTGATGCGCCAGCGGCTCATCACCCTCGAATCCGTGGAGGTCACCATCCTCGACGAGGCCGACCACATGGCCGATCTCGGCTTCCTGCCCGTCGTGAAGAAGCTCCTCGACACCACGCCGAAGGACGGCCAGCGCCTGCTCTTCTCGGCCACGCTCGACAACGGCGTGGACAAGGTGGTCAACCGCTACATGACCGACCCCGTCACCCACTCGGTGGACGACCCGCAGGCCGCGGTCACCACGATGGAGCACCACGTGCTCATGGTCGGCGACCAGACCCAGAAGAAGCAGCTCATCGTGCAGCTCGCCTCGGGCACCGGACGCCGCCTGCTGTTCATGCGCACCAAGCACCACGCCCGGAAACTCGCGAAGACCCTGACCGACGCCGGCATCCCCGCCGTCGACCTCCACGGCAACCTCTCCCAGAACGCACGGGACAGGAACCTGACCGAGTTCTCCTCCGGCGACGTGCGCGTCCTGGTCGCCACCGACGTCGCCGCCCGCGGCGTGCACGTGGACGACGTCGAACTCGTGGTGCACGTGGACCCGCCCACTGAGCACAAGGCGTACCTGCACCGCTCGGGCCGTACGGCCCGCGCAGGCTCCTCGGGAACCGTGGTCACGATCACGCTGCCCGAGCAGAAGTCCGAGGTGCAGAAGCTGATGAAGGCCGCAGGCGTCGACGTCGCGTTCGAGACCGTCAAGGCCACCTCACCGCTCGTGCTGTCCCTGACCGGCGACCTCGCGGAGAAGATCGATCCCCGCACGCGGGCGGCGCTCCTGGCGTCCCGTGAATCGACCCGCGGCGAGGGCACCTCGACCGGCGCCAATGCCGAGCGCAAGCGCGCCCGGCGCGGATCGGCCGCTCCGGCGGCCGGCGGACGTGGAGGACGGGGTGGACGCGGACGCGTCTCCGCCGACCCCCAGACGGCGCAGGGCAACCGTGCCGACCGCCGCAAGGATCAGCCGCAGGCACCCCGCTTCGGGTCCGACACCGGTGCCGCCGCGAAGACCGGTGGCTCGCGCCGCCGGGCCGACGAGCCCCGCACCACGTCCGAGACCTCGACGCGCAGCCGCCGTCCCGCCTCGGGCCAGCGCGTGGGCGACGCCGTCCGTCGCCCCGCCGCGGGAGCCCCCGCAGCGGGTGGGCAGCGCAGCCACGCGCCGTCGTCGGCGCCGCGGGCCGAGGGTGCGCGTCGCGCCGCCGGTTCCCGCAGGGCCAGCGCACCGGCGTCGAACGACCGCCGTCCCCGCTGA
- a CDS encoding M20 metallopeptidase family protein encodes MDPSPAALLEDARSLAGEITDLRHRLHREPELGLQLPRTQEKVLSALEGLPYEITLGTDTTSVTAVLRGGAAAEGAPVVLLRGDMDALPVQESSGVPYASEVDGVMHACGHDLHTAMLAGAATLLADRRAALPGDVVLMFQPGEEGYDGAGVMIREGVLEAAGRRPDAAYGLHVVSSMMPTGMFTSRGGPLMSASDGLMITVRGAGGHGSSPHSAKDPVTVAAEIVTQLQVLITRQFDMFDPVVLSVGVLHAGTQRNIIPGTARIEATVRTFSAANRERMAESAPRLVRHIAAAHGLEADVEYLQEYPVTITDAAETAHAGAQVAALLGPDRYVTMPQPLAGSEDFSRVLEAVPGSFVFLSAVTPGVEPATAPYNHSPNAVFDDGVLADGAALYAQLAISRLTSGTAG; translated from the coding sequence ATGGATCCGTCTCCCGCCGCCCTGCTCGAGGACGCCCGCTCCCTCGCGGGCGAGATCACCGACCTGCGCCACCGCCTGCACCGGGAGCCCGAGCTCGGCCTGCAGTTGCCGCGCACCCAGGAGAAGGTGCTCTCGGCCCTCGAAGGCCTCCCCTACGAGATCACCCTCGGCACGGACACGACGTCCGTCACCGCCGTGCTGCGAGGGGGCGCCGCGGCGGAGGGTGCACCCGTTGTGCTCCTGCGCGGCGACATGGACGCCCTGCCCGTACAGGAGTCCAGCGGCGTCCCCTACGCCTCGGAGGTTGACGGCGTGATGCACGCGTGCGGCCACGACCTGCACACCGCGATGCTGGCGGGCGCCGCGACGCTCCTCGCCGACCGCCGCGCGGCGCTGCCGGGCGACGTCGTGCTCATGTTCCAGCCCGGCGAGGAGGGGTACGACGGCGCCGGCGTCATGATCCGCGAGGGCGTCCTGGAGGCCGCGGGCAGGAGGCCCGACGCGGCCTACGGGCTGCACGTGGTCTCCTCGATGATGCCCACCGGGATGTTCACGAGCCGCGGCGGCCCGCTGATGTCGGCGTCGGACGGGCTGATGATCACCGTGCGGGGCGCCGGAGGGCACGGATCCTCGCCGCACTCCGCCAAGGACCCCGTGACGGTGGCGGCGGAGATCGTCACGCAGCTGCAGGTCCTGATCACGCGGCAGTTCGACATGTTCGACCCCGTGGTGCTGTCCGTCGGGGTGCTGCACGCGGGCACGCAGCGCAACATCATCCCCGGGACCGCCCGGATCGAGGCGACCGTCCGGACGTTCTCGGCGGCGAACCGGGAGCGGATGGCGGAGTCCGCCCCTCGCCTGGTGCGGCACATCGCCGCCGCACACGGACTCGAGGCCGACGTCGAGTACCTCCAGGAGTACCCCGTGACCATCACCGACGCGGCCGAGACGGCGCATGCCGGGGCGCAGGTCGCCGCACTGCTCGGGCCGGACCGGTACGTCACCATGCCTCAGCCCCTGGCCGGCTCCGAGGACTTCTCACGCGTCCTCGAGGCCGTGCCCGGGAGCTTCGTGTTCCTCTCGGCCGTCACGCCCGGCGTCGAGCCGGCGACGGCGCCCTACAACCACTCGCCGAACGCCGTCTTCGACGACGGCGTGCTCGCCGACGGCGCCGCGCTCTACGCACAGCTGGCCATCAGCCGCCTCACCTCGGGCACCGCCGGGTAG
- a CDS encoding GAF domain-containing protein — MSGSNADVQQGLTGDLVTSRGLRPDTVHAVYAGMGGMCSVSEVERYLLGTDGLPQLQRDLVSHAVNDLIGSDRTAAGTRAPYSDSSVAVAAGYAHSPSDGDVLAGRSPRDPGDDAREPDERELLRLMSLDVSDLLASRTPASVERLPRMAREYFGSAIAAFTVIAENRQITLAADGAATGDVPRELSFCSETIRFDRTLVIPDTLRDPLFSDNPYVLGEPHIRFYAGHPVTGPGGHRIGALCIIDDEPRCFTQEDETKLRTLAALVQLEISAPRRAG; from the coding sequence ATGAGTGGAAGTAACGCCGATGTGCAGCAGGGACTCACGGGCGACCTCGTGACCTCCCGCGGGCTGCGTCCGGACACCGTCCACGCGGTGTACGCGGGGATGGGCGGTATGTGCTCGGTGTCCGAGGTGGAGCGGTACCTCCTCGGGACGGACGGCCTGCCCCAGCTGCAGCGCGACCTGGTGTCCCATGCCGTCAACGACCTGATCGGCAGCGATCGCACCGCGGCGGGGACGAGGGCGCCCTACAGCGACTCCTCCGTCGCCGTGGCGGCCGGCTACGCGCACAGCCCCTCGGACGGTGATGTCCTCGCCGGACGCAGCCCGCGGGACCCGGGCGACGACGCCCGCGAGCCGGACGAGCGCGAACTGCTGCGCCTGATGTCGCTCGACGTGTCGGATCTCCTGGCGTCCCGCACGCCGGCGAGCGTGGAACGCCTGCCGCGTATGGCACGCGAGTACTTCGGTTCGGCGATCGCCGCGTTCACCGTGATCGCGGAGAACCGCCAAATCACCCTCGCCGCCGATGGCGCGGCCACCGGTGACGTCCCGCGGGAGCTGTCCTTCTGCAGCGAGACCATCCGGTTCGACCGGACCCTCGTGATCCCGGACACTTTGCGCGACCCCCTGTTCAGCGACAACCCCTACGTGCTCGGTGAGCCGCACATCCGCTTCTACGCCGGGCACCCCGTCACCGGGCCCGGCGGCCACCGCATCGGTGCGCTCTGCATCATCGACGACGAGCCCCGGTGCTTCACCCAGGAGGACGAGACGAAGCTCCGCACGCTCGCCGCCCTGGTGCAGCTGGAGATCTCCGCGCCACGTCGGGCGGGGTGA
- the trmB gene encoding tRNA (guanosine(46)-N7)-methyltransferase TrmB, whose product MEPQAQTPDQPHRTQPVSFVRRGSRLQGRRREAWDELAEAFLIGVPRVENADTSVAPGFVFDAATAFGRAAPLVVEVGSGLGEAITHAAELDPGRDYLALEVYRPGLAQTMLRISQKDLTNVRTAQVNAAEAFAGMIPASSVAELWTFFPDPWHKARHHKRRLVKEDYVELAARVLEPGGIFRLATDWSSYAVQMRDVLDASGHFENQHDGERTGAESPLTQVWESGVESVVGGAPVREGRDPVSTGNTGVNEGVDERGGWAPRFDGRTLTSFENKAIKAGRMVFDLTYRRR is encoded by the coding sequence ATGGAGCCACAAGCACAGACCCCCGACCAGCCGCACCGCACACAGCCCGTGTCCTTCGTCCGGCGGGGTTCGCGCCTCCAGGGACGGCGCCGCGAGGCGTGGGACGAACTCGCCGAGGCCTTCCTGATCGGCGTCCCGCGCGTCGAGAATGCCGATACGTCCGTCGCCCCGGGGTTCGTGTTCGATGCCGCCACGGCCTTCGGGCGGGCCGCGCCGCTCGTCGTCGAGGTGGGCTCGGGTCTCGGCGAGGCCATCACGCATGCCGCGGAGCTCGACCCCGGGCGCGACTACCTCGCCCTCGAGGTGTACCGTCCGGGTCTGGCCCAGACGATGCTGCGCATCAGCCAGAAGGACCTGACCAATGTGCGGACCGCGCAGGTCAATGCGGCCGAGGCCTTCGCGGGCATGATCCCGGCGTCCTCCGTGGCCGAGCTGTGGACGTTCTTCCCCGACCCCTGGCACAAGGCCCGGCACCACAAGCGCAGGCTCGTCAAGGAGGACTACGTGGAGCTCGCCGCGCGCGTCCTCGAGCCGGGCGGCATCTTCCGGCTCGCCACCGACTGGTCCAGCTACGCGGTGCAGATGCGCGACGTCCTGGATGCGAGCGGACACTTCGAGAACCAGCACGACGGGGAGCGCACGGGTGCCGAGAGCCCTCTGACCCAGGTGTGGGAGAGCGGCGTGGAGTCCGTGGTGGGCGGCGCGCCGGTGCGCGAGGGCCGCGACCCGGTCAGCACCGGGAACACGGGCGTCAACGAGGGCGTCGACGAGCGGGGCGGGTGGGCGCCGCGGTTCGACGGGCGCACCCTCACGAGTTTCGAGAACAAGGCGATCAAGGCCGGTCGCATGGTCTTCGACCTCACCTACCGCCGCCGCTGA